CAAGGGATGTTCAGGATGTCATGGCGGAATAAACATGGGAGGTGAGGGTTATTTCCCATTCGGCGTTGTCCAGCGCCCTGCGGCTGAAATTATGGCAGGCGATAAAGGCAGGTTTAAGGTGACAAATACCGAGGCTGATGAGTATGTATTCAAATCTCCTTCGCTTCGTAATATAGCTCTTACTCCTCCCTATTTCCACTCAGGGAAAGTCTGGAAACTTAAAGAAGCGGTAGGCATTATGGGCTCCGCACAATTGGGAGCTAACCTTACTGGTTCTGAAATAGATAAGATTGATGCCTTTTTACGGAGCACTACCGGAACTCAGCCCAAAATAGAGTATCCGATACTTCCAGCTCCGACAGATGAAACACCGAAACCTAAATTAGATTAAGAAAACTCTAGTGGGAGTTTGTACTTTGCACTTTAAAGGTGCTTCCGTGCAAACTCCCGCTGTTTATTTCAACCTTTAACAATCCCGCCTTCCCTGTATGCAAGAGCGCGGTAGGTTTTTTCAATCCTGTCCCAGTTTTCTTCGCGGTCAAGAGACCAGAAACGTCCTATAACATCCACAACTTTTCCTACGCCAAGCATTTTTGCTTTTTCCTCTACCTGCTTTATATAGATGCTTCCGCTTTCGGGGCGTTCTCCGCGCCGTCCAAGGAAGGAATGAATATAGACTTCATTTAATCCGTTCTCCTTTGCCATTTCCATTAAGGCAAAGAGATGTTTGATTGAACCATGTGAGCTGTAAAAAGAAACTATGCCGAGCAGATGGAGAGGTTTTTTATTTTCCTTTGATTCCTTCATTGCCTTCAAAAATGCAGGGTTCTTAAAAAAAGCTCGGTCTTCTATTGACTTATCTATCCTCAAACGATCTGAATAGAGTCTTCTTCCTGCGCCTATGTGAAGATGCCCCACTTCCGAATTTCCCACTGTTCCGTCAGGCATCCCAACTGCTTCCCCCGCAGCCTTTAGAGTTGTGAAGGGGTAATTGCTGATTAGATTGTCCATGTTTGGAGTGTTGCTTGCGGCAATTAAATTTCCATGCTTTTCATCCTTATGCCCCCAGCCATCAACAATAAGAAGGAGTACACGGTTTTTATTTTTCCCGGCATTTAAGCTTTTTCCCGCAATGATTGATTTTCCCGTCATTGATGGTGGAGTTTCAATTCCCATTATATCGAGTATGGTCGGGGCAATGTCTGTGAGTTCGCATCCTTCCCTCAATTTTATGTCATTTAAAGATTCATCTGATGGAGGAACCAGGATAAACGGTACTGGGCTGTCGGTATGTCCTGTGTCCACAGTACCTTCCGGATAAAACCATTTTTCTACTGTGCCGTGGTCAGCGGTTATGATGCAGTGATAGCCAGCCGAGCGCGCCGCCCTTATTACTCTCTCGATATTATGGTCAACTGCTTCTACTGCTTTCTTAACTGCATCTTCATTCTCAATGTGACCTACAACGTCAATGTTTGCAAAATTGATTATAAGGAGGTCAAACTTTTTCTCTCCAAGTCTTTTTTCTGCTTCAGATGCAACCTCGTCTATGGACATTTCAGGGCATGCATCGTAATTAGTGATATCTTTGCGGGATTGTATGAATATCCTTTCCTCGCCGGGGAAAGGCTCATTTCTTTTTCCGTTTAAAAAAAAGCTGAGGTGGACTGCCTTTTCCGATTCAACGATTTTGCCGACTTTTAAACCCTTGCCGCATATCACCTCGCACAATGTATCTCCAATTTTTTCTTCAGGAGGGAATGCCACATCTGCTTTGAGATTTCTGTCATACTCGACCATGGTGACAAACTTTGCCGTGCGGTTGTCAATGCGTTTGAATTCATGGAAGCCTTTTTCAGTGAAGCTTTTTGTGAGTTCTATCTCCCTCTCTCCCCTTATGTCATAAAATATGACGTATTCGCCGTCCCCGATTGCACCGGGCCTTGCGCCATTGACTTCAAGGACAAGAGGCTCTAATGCTTCATCTTCCTCACCGCGGTTGTATGCACCACGGACCGCTTCGCCCATCGGAAATTCTTTGGAATTATTGCCGTCACCCATCTTCCCTTATCTCCTGTTCTGATTATTGTTAAAAAATGTTACGGCCAATATGATATATTTAAAATGCTTTGTCAAAAGGGGTCTAAAGATGGATGTTGCTTTTGGTTAGATTAGCCTAAATATTGGTTGTTTTAGCTTAATTGATACTCTGATAGTTATATGAATTTCAGATTGTTAATTTTAATAAATTTAAAATTTTTTGTTGACAATAATTTCTTGTCAAGCTATTTTCTGTATAAAATAATCATTGAGGTGCAAACTTGGCTTTAATATTGCAATCAATCAATCAATCAATCAAATTTTCTATCTTACAATAGCTTCTTCTTTCCTTTTCAAAACCACAGTAATACGGAAAAATTCTGCTACATGTCATTTAAGGTATTTTATTACACTGGATACTTTATAATTAAGGAGGGTGTTGAATGAATATTTATAAACGTTTAAGCTTCTGTTTGCTGACCTGTTTAATGTTTCTATCATCTTATATTAATATTTCTCATGCAGACATCACTTGTGAAAGTTTTCAAGACAATGCAATAGTGCCTAAGCCTGACAGGCTTACAATAATGCACTTAGCGCTTACTCACGAGACTCAAAAAGGTCAATCAACTTTAATAGTAGGTCCAACAGGTATTACTGCGCTTATGGATGTTGCAGGTGATGCTAATAATAATGATGAGGATTACATTGTAAGTAAAATAAGTGCTGTAAATACAATTATAAATAATGATTTTAGAGATGAAAACAATAATACTATTGATAAAGATTTAAATGAAGTTGATTATGTTATTATCACCCACATGCATGGGGATCATATGGCGAACTTCGATGATTTGTTTGGTGGTGCAAATCCACGCCTGAAAATATCTAATACTGTTCCCGGAAAAACATATAAAGGGAAATTAGTTTATCGAGGATTTTATGATTGGTATGATGATTCAGCAGAAAGCGCAAAGTGGGAAATAATGTATGACACTGTTTACGGAGGTAATTTCACAGATAAGATTTTCAAATTATGCTCTGGAACGGAAGGAGAGTCTCCATCAAGCTCTGCCCGGTATCCTGCAACCAATTGTTATAATTTAGAAAGAGGAGATATTCAGCTTCCAGATGATACTGAAAGCTCAACAAACTTAACAAGTTTTATTGACTTGGGAATGACTAATACGGTGCAGTCAAAACTTTACATTTATGGTGCAGACCGTTGGATAAGGACAACAGCTACGAACAATAGCGATTGGCCACATGCCCCTTCAGCAGGGACTAATAAAGAGAATGAAGCAAGTATTGTAGGCATACTTAACTATGGAAATTTTCGATATGCTTTTGGAGGTGATTTGTTGGGCAATGGTGCCGGTGCCAATACCGAGCAATACATTGTTAACAATATTGCAGATTTAAGAGAAGAGGGGACCAGCTCGACCTCTCTTATTGGGTATGACAATGCATGTTATGGAGTTGATGTATATTTGGCGCATCACTACGGGAAGGATTCAAGTTCTCAAGAAAGTTTTGTTGATATGCTCTTGCCAGATAATACAAGCTCAAAACAAGTCATAGTAGGACTAAAGAAAGGATATGATGATGCCCCAGAACGAGCAGCAATATGGAGATTATTGGGTTATTCAGAAACAAATTGCAATGGACTACCAACGAATCCTGATAGATCTACTGGACCGAGAGTAGATACTTCTGGAAGAGTATGGTTAACGAGAGATGGTGGGAACACAACAGATTGTACTGGAAAACCTTATGTCGACTATGGCTCTATTGTGTGCGCCGAAAACGCTAGCGGAAATGGAGCAGACACAATAATTCAAACCGAGCCACCGACATCGTATGGTGGAACAAATAACGTGAAAAAATATGTTACTAAGTACTATGTAAGTTCTACAAAAAAAGCCTGCAAGGAGACTGTGACAGTTGAGCCGTAAAATTAAACAATATCTTTTCTTTTTTATTGTTATGTCGGTTGTTAGTATTCTTTATACGGAAGCTTCAAATGAATATCTAACCTGTTACTGGGATGAACTTTATCAGGGTTCAGGCTTAACAATCAAATATGGTTGTGAACTATGCCATACCTTGAAAATGCCGGCGAGAAATCCTTATGGCAAGGATATTGAAATAGAGATGCTTAAAACATTAGCTCGCCTCCAAAAGGAAAAAAAGGAAGACGTAAAAGACATAGTAGTGGAGGCTTTGTTTAAAGTTGAAGGCAAGGACTCTGATGGAGATGATGTTTTAAATATTGCAGAAATCCAGTCTGGAACAAATCCCGGCGAGGGTGAAAAGGCAGAAACTGATAAGTTTACAGAAGACTGGTTTGAGCCTGCCGGTTTCATGAATGTGCCGCGATATATGTTTTCTATGGAAAAATTGAATGATGGGATGGTCTTGATAACAGGAGGCATTTCCGGCAGGCTTGCCCCTCTTTCAACTGCTGAACTCTTTGACTCACGTAATGGGAAATTTCTTCCTACAGGCAAGTTAAATTCTGTGAGATGGGGACACACTTCTGTTTTATTACATGATGGAAGAGTGTTAATTGTTGGGGGTAGGGGAGACGAGAGTAAGAAAGAAGAGAAAGCTCTTAATTCTGTTGAAATATATGATCCGGTAAAAGGAGTTTTCAGTTTAACCGGGAAAATGCACTATGGCAGAAGAGGATGCACGGCAAATCTTTTACCAGACGGAAGAGTTTTGGTAACTGGTGGAATGGGTTATTCTGATGACGGGAATTTTACCACTCTAAAATCTGCAGAAATATTTGATTCTAAAACCAACAACTTCCAGATTTGTGGAGAGATGACTTCAAAGAGAGTTTTTCATAGAGCAATAACTCTTGATGACGGGAGGATATTAATTACCGGTGGCACGTCTAAATGGGGTGCTGAAGGGATAGATGTATTAAAAAGCTCTGAAATTTATGATCCCAAAACAGGTAAATTTATTGAATCAGCTATGATGAAGAATATGAGAATTTCACATGGAATTTCAAAACTCTCTAATGGGAATGTCATGGTTTTTGGGGCAATGAATAATCCATTGGTAAACAGACAGGCATTATCAGTGTGTGAGATTTTTGATGTGAAGAAAGGCGAGTTTGAAGATGCACCATCAATGAATGTTCCACGCGACCATTTTAAGCCAGAAGTCCTTGATGACGGACGAGTGCTGGCAGCAGGAGGCTCAAATCTTTATGATTTCCATTCGTCTGCGGAAATATTTAATCCTGAAAAGAAGCAATTCAACCTTACAGGAAGAATGTCGGTATGCAGGGATGATCCGGAGCTTGTCTTGCTTGATGACGGAAGGGTGCTGATGGCAGGAGGTATGAGCGCAGATTACTATATCCTACCACATGCGGATTATTTTAATCCGTCGTTTCTATCGCGAATCAATGGTTTAAAAGAAAAACTGTCAGAAATTAAAGATGACGAGTTTTCGAATGTTCCAATTCAGGGGAATATTTTTAAGAAATTATTGTCATGGATTTCCTCCTCTGTGCAGAAAAAATCAGCAAGAGAAATGATAAATGTAAAACTTGATGAGCTGGCCTTAAGCATAAAAAATCATAAGTCAGAAGAAACAAAAAACCTGATTCAGGGTACATTGAGTTTACTTGATAGAAAAGAAGGGACATTACTTGCATCTTTATTTATTCCACAATTAACTCTTATAAAAAACCAGCTAGAAAAGTTACCTGAGGAAACAAATATAGCTTTTGATATTAATTCAGAAACTTCCAATGAGATAGATAATAGGTATTCTTTTAAAATTGCTCCTGACAATAATCTTCCAGCCATAAAATCTATTCTCTGGGATTTTGGTGATGGCTCTTTTTCATCTCAGTTAAATCCCGAACATGAATTCTGTTCCGGAAAGCATGTTGTTATGACAACTGTTATTTTTGATGATGGAAGAAAATCAATTAATCGGGAATTAGTAAAAGTTCCTGGTGGCGAAGCGGGCGTTTCATATCAATGTGATATTCAGCCTCTATTTGATCGCAATTGCATTGGATGTCACGGGACTCTTGGAGGAATATCTTTAACCTCTTATGAAGGATTAAAAAAAGGAAGTTACAGGCATAAAGATGTTGTTTCAGCAACCAAGCCGGAAGAAAGCCCTTTGATAGACAGTCTGGTAGGCAAGAGCTACCTTATGCCACCATGGGCTAAATGGGATGATGAAAAAATAGAATTAATAAAAGAATGGATAGAAAATGGAGCAGAAAAGAATTAAATATTCCATCACTAAGGGGGTAATTATGAAAAAAAGAATATCAATATTTGAAATTTTGATTTTATTAATAGTCTTTTCTAATATTAATTATAAATGTATGGCGGCGGGGGAAGACCTCATCCCATATCAGGCAGGACCAATTAAAGAAGAAGATATACAGGGGTATGTAGAAGATGAAGGATTTATGCAGCCCATTATAACTCAGGATGCAAGAGATAGAATGGAAAATGAAAACATTGCATTTATTAAGAATCAAATTATAGATAAGTTTCAATGGAAATCTAACACAATCAAGGAAGATTTTATAAAGATTTCAGACGTGATCCCAAAGGCATATAAAGTTTCTTTTATGAAGGTAATGTATGAGTACTTGAAGAATGAACTAAAAAACAGCGATTATAAATATGTGGATGAGCAAAAATTAACAGGTTCAGTTGAGTATTTATTCAAATACTTTCATACATCCCCTGAGAGAGTTGCAAGACATAAGGCTGACATTGAGAAAGCCTTGGGTAGAAGCATTTTTTCAACAAACTAAAATGTGTATATATTTTTGAATTATACCGGAGGGTATAAGATGAACAAAAGAAAAAGTCTTCTTATCCTTTTAATATTTCCCATAAGCTTGTTTCTCTTAGGGTTTGATTATTCAACAGATAATATAACAGAACTATCTTCAAAGAAACTAATAGGGTCTTATAGTTATAAAGAGAAATACAATTCGTTTGGTACATTTGTTATGGTAAACAATATTGCTTATATATCAACTTGGCGCGATGGATTGCTAATTTTAGATATTTCAGACCAAACAAAACCTAAACGTGTGGGAATGTATATAGAAAACGATACTAGTATACAAGATGTCTATGTTGAGAATGGGATTGCTTATATTGCAGATTGGAATAATGGACTTCAGATTATTGATGTGTCAAATCCTTCAAAACTCATCCTTTTAGGAAGTTATAATACGGGAAATGCGAGCCATGTTTATGTCTCAAATAACATTGCATTTGTGACATTTGGAAGTAATTTAGAACTTATAGATATTTCAGATCCATCATTGCCATCTTTGTTTGGTAGCATTAATATTGGCAATGAGCCTAGTGGAATATATGTTTCCGGGAATTACGCATATGTTGGGGACAAAGCAGATTCCGGTAAAGGTTTTCAGGTAATAGATGTATCAGACCCTTCAAACCCTGTATTAGTGGGGCAAAAAATCCCTGCTGTCTGCCGCCAGTTGATGTATGTGGATGGCTATATATATGCTTTAATAGGTGTTGATGTATATAAAATTGATATAAGTAATCCAGCAGCGCCATCTTATGAGGCTCTTTTTGGCGGCGAATCAACTGGTCCTTTCTATATTGCAGATAATAAGGCGTATGTAAATGGAGATTGGGCAGGTGGCATAGACAAGGATGGAATACTTGTTGTTGATCTAATCTCAATGAAAATCATAGAATTATATACAACGGCAGGGGGAAATTTTCATTTTGAGGATATAAAATTTTCTAATGGGACTCTGTATATGTCCTTAGCAGGTCGTGGTTTTTATATGTATGATCCGAGCAAACCTGCTGTTATTTCTTCTTTAAGCAAAAGGAAAAGCGAGCCAGGAGGAGTGCTTGCGGTAAATGGCAAAAACTTCGGGGAATATCAGGGAGTAGTGCTTATCAAACAGAACGACAAAAACCAAAAGGCTGATATCGTTTCCTGGAGTGATGAAAAAATAGATATAACATTACCGACAAAACTTAAATCCGGCAGTGCAGTTGTCAGGGTAAAAAAATCTACAGATTTGAAATCCAGGAATTACAAGACTATTCAAATTAAAAAAAGTAATTGAAATTACTGTTAGTAGTATTGATATCAAGAAATTTAAAATAAAAGATGTTTAGTGCAGTAGGAGAAGGTGTGGTTCTTTATGCTGCGTAGCTTTAATAGTAACTAGCACACTGAATAAGTCGGAAAAGGAAATATGATTCTGTAACCTCGATTATAAGTTGCAGGCAAGATGCAATAAGTAAAATTTCAACTTACCTTCTTAACAAAGAAATAAATCCTGAATTATTAATTACTGTAAGAGAATGCTTTCCCCTGTTTTTTTCAAGTTGACAATGGTGCCTTTTAGACTGTAATCTCCGCTATCTTGAGCTATTTATTATTCTTATTATTTGTTCTTAATGAAATGATTGGGTGCGACTATGGATAATCTTGAAGGTTTGGCAAGAACTCATTACTGCGGTGATCTTCGCGGCAGTGATAAGGAAAAGAATGTTACCCTTATGGGGTGGGTGCAGAGAAGGCGTGATCATGGCGGTGTGATATTCGTTGATGTCCGCGACAGGACCGGGATTACACAAATGGTTTTTAATCCGGAAGCATGTGCACAGGCCCATGAGAAGGCAGGCAACCTCCGCTCTGAATATGTAATTGCAGTTAAAGGCAAAGTCAGGCCCCGGCCTGAAGGGACTGTGAACGCGTCAATGCCTACCGGAGAAATAGAGGTTATCGCCGATGAGCTGAGGATATTGAATACGGCACAGACTCCGCCGTTCCTTATAGAAGATGATTCGACGGTAAATGAAGATGTAAGGCTTAAATACCGCTATCTTGATCTTAGAAGACCATCGCTTCAAAAGAAAATAATACAGCGTTACAACATCACAAAAGTCGTGCGCGAGTATCTTGACAAGGAAGGTTTCCTTGATATTGAAACCCCGTTCCTTACAAAGAGTACTCCTGAAGGGGCCCGTGATTATCTTGTTCCAAGCCGGGTTAACCCGGGAAAGTTCTTTGCTCTGCCGCAGTCTCCTCAGCTTTTTAAGCAGATATTAATGGTGGCGGGATTTGAAAGATATTACCAGATAGTAAAATGTTTCAGGGATGAAGATCTGAGAGCAGACCGCCAGCCTGAGTTCACACAGATAGATATCGAGATGTCATTCATTGACAGGGAAGACATTTACCGGGTTATGGAAGGACTTTTCAAAGATATATTCAAGAGAGTTATGGGAATAGACATAAATACGCCATTCCCTAGACTTTCATACGCAGACGCCATGAGCCGTTACGGCAACGACAAGCCTGACACAAGGTTTGAAATGGAGCTTAAAAGCCTGACCGACATCTTCAAAGGTTCTGGCTTCAAGGTTTTTAACCAGACGGTTGAATCTGGAGGCATAATCTGCGGGCTCAATGCAAAGGGTTGTTCCGGCATGACACGTAAGGAACTTGATGACCTTACGGCATTTGCGATATCTGAGGGAGCCAAGGGACTTGTGTGGATGAAGGTTCTTGAAAATGAACTTCAGTCCCCTGTGACCAAATTTTTAAATGCTGAAGAGATTGCGAAACTGAGGGAAAGGCTTGATGCAAAGCCGGGCGATGTGCTTTTTATCGAGGCTGATTCGTCTGGCATTGTTTATCCCTCCATGTCATCGCTTCGTCTTAAGATTGCGAAGGACAAGGGTATGATTGACAGCTCAAAGTACAGCTTCCTCTGGGTAACGGATTTCCCTCTGCTCGAATACAGCCCTGAGGAGAAAAGATATATGGCGATGCATCATCCTTTTACATCTCCCGTTGACGCGGATATCGAATTGTTTAGCTCCGATCCCTCAAAGATAAGAGCCAAGGCTTATGATATGGTCCTTAACGGCTCCGAGGTCGGAGGAGGAAGTATCAGGATCCACCGCAGGGATGTGCAGGAAAAGATGTTCGATGCTTTAGGCATAGGACCTGATGAAGCGCGGCTGAAATTCGGATTTCTCCTTGATGCACTTCAATACGGCGCCCCGCCTCATGGCGGTATAGCCTTCGGGCTTGACAGGATAGCCATGATCCTCTCCGGGGCAAATTCAATAAGAGAGGTAATCCCATTCCCGAAAACTCAGAAGGCAACGTGTCTTATGACAGACGCACCGTCCGATGTGGACAAGAAACAGCTTGATGAACTTGGAATAAAAATAATATCGAGGAGTACAAAGTAAATGCTTGATTTAATGCGAAAGCACCGCAGATGGATTTCACCTGTTTTCTTTATAATAATAGTTTCTTTCGTTGCATATTACGGCTTGAGCAGTAAGGATGCTGCTAAAGGGGGCATGGTAGCTGAAGTCAATGGGAAGATAATTTCCTATGATGCATACAGACAACAGCTCGCACAGACTGAAAATTATTTTCGCAGCCAGCTTAAAGATAAAGCTGATGAATTCCTTGCACGCATGGATCTCAAAAAGATGGTACTTAACAATATAATAAACAAAGAGGTAATGGATCAGGCAGCCGTTGATATGGGCATTAAGGCAAGCGATTCAGAACTTGTTGAGAAACTTAAATCCTATGAAGTGTTCAGGGATTCTTCGGGCAATATAGATAAAAACCAGATGATAGCTATTTTAAAAAGAAACCGCATTGATCCCAAGAGCTTTATCGAGGATCAGAAAAAAGAGATAGCTTCTGAAAAGCTAAAAAGGATGGTTGAAGATTCCGCTGTGGTAAGCGATACCGAGCTGTGGGAAGAATATGTTAAGGAGAATGAAAAGGCGGAAGCCCAATACTGTTATTATCCACCTGATTTTTATATGGCTTCCCAGACTGTTCCCGAGAATGAACTGAAGAA
The DNA window shown above is from Candidatus Schekmanbacteria bacterium and carries:
- the aspS gene encoding aspartate--tRNA ligase; amino-acid sequence: MDNLEGLARTHYCGDLRGSDKEKNVTLMGWVQRRRDHGGVIFVDVRDRTGITQMVFNPEACAQAHEKAGNLRSEYVIAVKGKVRPRPEGTVNASMPTGEIEVIADELRILNTAQTPPFLIEDDSTVNEDVRLKYRYLDLRRPSLQKKIIQRYNITKVVREYLDKEGFLDIETPFLTKSTPEGARDYLVPSRVNPGKFFALPQSPQLFKQILMVAGFERYYQIVKCFRDEDLRADRQPEFTQIDIEMSFIDREDIYRVMEGLFKDIFKRVMGIDINTPFPRLSYADAMSRYGNDKPDTRFEMELKSLTDIFKGSGFKVFNQTVESGGIICGLNAKGCSGMTRKELDDLTAFAISEGAKGLVWMKVLENELQSPVTKFLNAEEIAKLRERLDAKPGDVLFIEADSSGIVYPSMSSLRLKIAKDKGMIDSSKYSFLWVTDFPLLEYSPEEKRYMAMHHPFTSPVDADIELFSSDPSKIRAKAYDMVLNGSEVGGGSIRIHRRDVQEKMFDALGIGPDEARLKFGFLLDALQYGAPPHGGIAFGLDRIAMILSGANSIREVIPFPKTQKATCLMTDAPSDVDKKQLDELGIKIISRSTK
- a CDS encoding MBL fold metallo-hydrolase — translated: MNIYKRLSFCLLTCLMFLSSYINISHADITCESFQDNAIVPKPDRLTIMHLALTHETQKGQSTLIVGPTGITALMDVAGDANNNDEDYIVSKISAVNTIINNDFRDENNNTIDKDLNEVDYVIITHMHGDHMANFDDLFGGANPRLKISNTVPGKTYKGKLVYRGFYDWYDDSAESAKWEIMYDTVYGGNFTDKIFKLCSGTEGESPSSSARYPATNCYNLERGDIQLPDDTESSTNLTSFIDLGMTNTVQSKLYIYGADRWIRTTATNNSDWPHAPSAGTNKENEASIVGILNYGNFRYAFGGDLLGNGAGANTEQYIVNNIADLREEGTSSTSLIGYDNACYGVDVYLAHHYGKDSSSQESFVDMLLPDNTSSKQVIVGLKKGYDDAPERAAIWRLLGYSETNCNGLPTNPDRSTGPRVDTSGRVWLTRDGGNTTDCTGKPYVDYGSIVCAENASGNGADTIIQTEPPTSYGGTNNVKKYVTKYYVSSTKKACKETVTVEP
- a CDS encoding alkaline phosphatase family protein, with the protein product MGDGNNSKEFPMGEAVRGAYNRGEEDEALEPLVLEVNGARPGAIGDGEYVIFYDIRGEREIELTKSFTEKGFHEFKRIDNRTAKFVTMVEYDRNLKADVAFPPEEKIGDTLCEVICGKGLKVGKIVESEKAVHLSFFLNGKRNEPFPGEERIFIQSRKDITNYDACPEMSIDEVASEAEKRLGEKKFDLLIINFANIDVVGHIENEDAVKKAVEAVDHNIERVIRAARSAGYHCIITADHGTVEKWFYPEGTVDTGHTDSPVPFILVPPSDESLNDIKLREGCELTDIAPTILDIMGIETPPSMTGKSIIAGKSLNAGKNKNRVLLLIVDGWGHKDEKHGNLIAASNTPNMDNLISNYPFTTLKAAGEAVGMPDGTVGNSEVGHLHIGAGRRLYSDRLRIDKSIEDRAFFKNPAFLKAMKESKENKKPLHLLGIVSFYSSHGSIKHLFALMEMAKENGLNEVYIHSFLGRRGERPESGSIYIKQVEEKAKMLGVGKVVDVIGRFWSLDREENWDRIEKTYRALAYREGGIVKG